A window of the Planctomycetaceae bacterium genome harbors these coding sequences:
- the pheT gene encoding phenylalanine--tRNA ligase subunit beta: MIVSQDWLNQYVELSKAGISVEQLTDRLTMSGLNLEEFHPVGNDVAIDVEVTSNRPDCLGHIGVAREAAVLFDLPLNIPAAEPSASGKAAYSDFRLSIECPDLCPEYHARLIRGVRIGPSPAWLVDRLSAIGVNSVNNVVDVTNYVMMECGQPLHAFDFDKLKDKTIVVRRAKAGEKITAIDQKQYALSEEMCVIADAEMPVAVAGVMGGLDTEISDSTVNVLIETASFASLSVRSTARSLKLHSPSSYRFERKVDRRNLDWASRRCCELILQIAGGELAEGSVVAGEGPPADAQPVTLRFSKVTELLGIVITPNECVSILSRLGLELVSDNETSAAFKPPSWRQDLTRECDLIEEVARIHGYDQIPTDATLPVVATCRTTRERVLDGIRSHFASCGMYEALTLSFVSEDQRQLFKPRGTMEAVAVSHSSRSHENQLRQSLIPSLLQCRRQNERHGTVNAELFEIAKVYLSAGQGEPERQAEPTMVSFVSGRSFAAGKGLVETLVARLAPNAVLTTEPCEAPEFAAGRGAAFRLNGQAFGWIGELDRQVTDAVDLEDAVTIAELDVHLLEDTFELHRLYTPIPRFPVISRDLNFVVSESITWSKLVTTVTSAGGSLLKSVDFNGQYRGKQIETGCKSYVVTCRFLAEDRTLTADEVDLSVNAIIAACASELSAKLRA, translated from the coding sequence ATGATCGTTAGCCAGGACTGGCTCAATCAGTATGTGGAGCTATCAAAGGCTGGAATCTCTGTCGAGCAACTGACGGACCGACTGACGATGTCGGGCTTAAACCTCGAAGAATTTCATCCGGTCGGAAACGACGTGGCGATTGACGTGGAAGTGACCAGCAATCGGCCGGATTGCCTTGGGCACATCGGTGTTGCACGCGAAGCCGCCGTGCTGTTTGATCTTCCGCTGAACATCCCTGCAGCGGAACCCTCCGCCTCCGGAAAAGCAGCTTACAGCGATTTCAGGCTTTCTATTGAATGTCCGGATTTGTGTCCGGAATACCACGCTCGACTCATTCGCGGTGTCCGCATCGGTCCCAGTCCGGCATGGCTGGTGGATCGCTTGTCTGCCATCGGGGTCAATTCCGTCAACAATGTCGTGGATGTGACTAACTATGTCATGATGGAATGCGGTCAGCCGCTGCATGCCTTCGATTTCGACAAACTGAAAGACAAGACCATCGTTGTTCGTCGAGCAAAGGCTGGGGAAAAGATAACAGCCATCGATCAGAAACAATACGCGTTGAGCGAAGAGATGTGTGTCATTGCCGATGCAGAGATGCCTGTGGCCGTTGCGGGAGTGATGGGCGGTCTGGATACTGAAATCAGCGATTCGACTGTCAACGTGCTGATCGAAACGGCAAGTTTTGCTTCGTTGTCCGTGAGATCGACGGCTCGTTCACTGAAGCTTCACAGTCCCTCGTCCTATCGATTCGAACGCAAAGTCGATCGCCGCAATCTGGATTGGGCGTCGAGACGTTGCTGCGAGTTGATCCTGCAGATTGCGGGCGGCGAACTGGCTGAAGGTTCCGTTGTTGCCGGCGAGGGGCCTCCGGCCGATGCACAACCAGTGACACTTCGATTTTCGAAGGTGACAGAATTGCTGGGAATTGTCATCACACCGAATGAATGTGTGTCGATTCTTTCCCGTCTGGGACTGGAACTGGTTTCCGACAATGAAACGTCCGCGGCATTCAAACCTCCAAGCTGGCGACAGGACCTTACTCGCGAATGTGATTTGATCGAAGAGGTCGCCCGGATCCATGGATATGACCAGATCCCGACCGATGCCACTCTTCCCGTTGTGGCCACGTGTCGAACGACGCGGGAGAGAGTCCTGGACGGCATTCGAAGTCACTTCGCATCCTGCGGAATGTACGAAGCATTGACGCTGTCGTTTGTCAGTGAAGACCAGCGTCAATTGTTCAAACCACGCGGCACGATGGAAGCGGTCGCCGTTTCACATTCAAGCCGCAGTCATGAAAACCAACTGCGGCAGAGTCTGATTCCCAGTTTGCTGCAATGCCGACGTCAGAATGAACGGCACGGTACGGTGAATGCTGAATTGTTTGAGATCGCGAAAGTCTACCTTTCTGCCGGACAGGGTGAGCCCGAAAGACAGGCTGAGCCAACCATGGTTAGTTTCGTCTCAGGACGATCCTTCGCAGCTGGAAAAGGCCTGGTGGAAACACTCGTGGCCAGGCTGGCCCCGAACGCTGTCCTCACGACAGAACCATGCGAAGCACCGGAATTCGCGGCCGGGCGCGGGGCGGCGTTCAGGCTGAACGGGCAGGCGTTTGGATGGATTGGAGAGCTGGATCGGCAGGTGACAGATGCTGTGGATCTGGAAGATGCCGTGACGATCGCGGAATTGGATGTGCATCTCCTGGAAGACACATTCGAACTGCATCGCCTTTACACACCAATCCCCCGTTTTCCTGTCATCTCACGCGATTTGAATTTCGTTGTCTCAGAATCAATCACCTGGTCAAAGCTTGTCACCACCGTGACTTCAGCGGGAGGGAGCCTTTTGAAATCCGTCGATTTCAACGGCCAATACCGTGGCAAGCAAATCGAAACCGGCTGCAAATCCTATGTTGTGACCTGCCGCTTTCTTGCTGAAGACCGGACATTGACGGCCGATGAAGTGGACTTGAGCGTCAATGCCATCATCGCCGCATGTGCCTCGGAACTTTCAGCGAAGCTTCGTGCCTGA
- a CDS encoding DUF1501 domain-containing protein → MFGYPPLASRASRRAVLTASAASALTLTGSFGNSASGSATGDRTSSVEPGFGKAKRCIVLFMWGGPSQLDTFDLKPNAPAEVRGEFSPINSAVPGMQICEHFRHLAGLTDQVSLIRSLTHDDPAHLSSAHTTLTGHLPPVNKSDAEPPSRNDHPHLGAVLSQFHEAPRGLPSAVMMPWKTLHPAAPGGESPGQTGGWLGQSADPMLVTGDPNAPDWKVPALQLLDGIDTRRLDHRRELLQAIESQQRRSDSLAPQAMDAQQGQAFTLLGSSKVRQAFDLNAESDTTRNRYGRHIHGQCVLLGRRLLESGVPFVSVNWHNDGRNFWDTHGDNFNRLKRDLIPPADMALSALLTDLIDRNMLDETLVVWVGEFGRRPQINAAAAGREHHPFCYSGLLAGGGIRGGSVYGRSDEIAMHPEEDPVSPRDLVATMLHATGVPRSATLNDATGRPHPLYAGEPIRELFAS, encoded by the coding sequence ATGTTTGGTTATCCACCACTTGCATCACGAGCTTCTCGCCGTGCGGTGCTTACCGCAAGCGCTGCCTCTGCGCTGACCTTGACCGGAAGCTTTGGCAATTCTGCCAGCGGCAGCGCGACCGGAGATCGGACCAGCAGCGTCGAACCAGGTTTCGGCAAAGCCAAAAGATGCATCGTCCTCTTTATGTGGGGTGGGCCGAGCCAACTGGATACATTTGATCTGAAACCCAATGCGCCGGCGGAGGTGCGGGGCGAATTCTCCCCCATCAACTCCGCCGTTCCCGGTATGCAGATCTGCGAACACTTTCGCCATCTCGCCGGGTTAACGGACCAGGTTTCGTTAATCCGGTCTTTGACCCACGATGACCCTGCGCATCTGAGCAGTGCGCATACCACCCTGACCGGACATCTGCCTCCTGTCAACAAGAGCGACGCGGAACCGCCCAGCAGAAACGACCATCCCCACCTTGGTGCAGTGTTGTCGCAGTTCCATGAAGCTCCCCGGGGATTGCCCTCCGCGGTGATGATGCCGTGGAAGACTCTGCATCCTGCGGCTCCCGGAGGCGAATCTCCCGGGCAGACAGGTGGCTGGCTTGGCCAGTCGGCGGACCCGATGCTGGTGACAGGCGATCCCAATGCGCCCGACTGGAAGGTCCCGGCACTGCAGCTGTTAGATGGTATCGATACCCGTCGACTCGATCACCGTCGGGAACTTTTGCAGGCCATCGAATCACAACAACGACGATCCGACAGCCTGGCACCGCAGGCGATGGATGCTCAGCAGGGGCAGGCATTCACTTTGCTGGGTTCGTCCAAAGTTCGTCAGGCATTCGACCTGAATGCGGAAAGTGATACTACGCGGAACCGCTACGGGCGTCACATTCATGGGCAATGTGTTTTGCTTGGCAGGCGACTACTGGAAAGCGGTGTACCATTTGTCAGCGTGAACTGGCACAACGACGGAAGAAACTTCTGGGACACACACGGCGATAATTTCAACCGCCTGAAACGAGATCTGATACCTCCTGCAGACATGGCGCTGTCCGCGCTTTTGACCGATCTGATCGACCGAAATATGCTGGACGAGACCCTGGTCGTCTGGGTGGGTGAATTCGGAAGACGTCCGCAAATCAATGCAGCAGCCGCCGGTCGCGAACATCATCCGTTCTGTTACAGTGGTCTCCTTGCCGGTGGCGGAATTCGCGGCGGCAGCGTTTATGGCCGCAGTGATGAAATCGCGATGCACCCGGAAGAAGATCCTGTTTCGCCGCGCGACCTGGTTGCCACAATGCTTCACGCGACGGGCGTACCGAGATCCGCGACTCTGAATGACGCCACTGGTCGCCCGCATCCTCTTTACGCAGGTGAACCCATCCGGGAACTGTTTGCATCCTGA
- a CDS encoding ABC transporter ATP-binding protein gives MTIVLQMNKVSRTFNEAGRSLKILTDINMTVSAGSATAIRGPSGCGKTTLLHIAGTLDQPTTGTVEILGENPWGMRQSRLAGFRNQHIGFIFQEHQLLPQCSVLENVLLPTLAGFDSGLNPKQRALELLERVGLKDRLDHRPAKLSGGERQRVAVCRALINQPSLLLADEPTGNLDPETASHIGRLLLQVAAEQKAALLCVTHSDELAGHFPSTVLLKHGQVVDSSD, from the coding sequence ATGACGATCGTTCTTCAGATGAACAAGGTCTCACGAACCTTCAACGAGGCGGGACGCTCCCTGAAGATTCTCACCGACATTAACATGACGGTTTCGGCAGGCAGTGCAACTGCTATTCGCGGCCCCAGTGGTTGTGGCAAAACAACGCTGCTCCATATCGCCGGCACTCTGGATCAGCCAACAACAGGTACCGTCGAAATCCTCGGCGAGAATCCCTGGGGCATGCGCCAATCTCGGCTCGCAGGCTTTCGCAATCAACACATTGGATTTATCTTTCAGGAGCACCAATTGCTGCCGCAATGCAGCGTCCTCGAAAACGTGCTCCTGCCGACGCTGGCGGGGTTTGACAGCGGGCTGAACCCCAAACAAAGGGCGTTGGAACTACTGGAACGCGTCGGTCTGAAAGATCGCCTTGATCATCGGCCTGCGAAGCTGTCGGGGGGAGAGCGACAGAGGGTGGCCGTGTGTCGCGCTTTAATTAACCAGCCGTCTCTGCTTCTGGCAGATGAACCGACGGGAAATCTGGACCCGGAAACAGCGTCGCATATTGGCCGATTGTTACTACAGGTAGCCGCTGAGCAGAAGGCGGCCCTGCTGTGCGTAACCCACAGCGATGAATTAGCAGGCCATTTTCCTTCGACCGTGCTGCTGAAGCATGGACAAGTTGTTGACTCATCCGACTAA
- a CDS encoding VWA domain-containing protein, with product MSELAKNLPSVLISLVVHGLVFVILLMIPVIIEQVAPEVMIESIFTKELPQEEITRELDLETTPSDSLNVIAGGTPSTAVGAAAQPVATPVNVQQANVMREADIRPVLTDVSLPTDNMIGTELGEGEISGEVGAMVEGYGAAMGVITQELVRMMRQQKVTVIWLFDESGSLVDDRKEIRENYIRVYEELGIAASQDEDLRKGSELLLTVVCGYGATIHKLTPRPTSDIEQIKTAIDRVPIDESGTENMCDSITKVINEYKPTALRGKRKLAVIVVTDESGDDGQYVEDAVTAARAAKAPVYFMGRESMFGYPYARQRWVDPETNLPHWISIRRGPETEFPECLQWNGLRARWDAQSSGFGPYEQVRIAKESGGIFFVLPGEEQSLVGRGANDKRKYDFLAMREYSPLLLSRPEYFRERATSEFRETLWQVIARLNPTKNTLLFEKDDPELNIKHEHYKLDLAGFRQEAASQAVRAARAMALTEETIAMLEKIRPLRASESSQRWRAGYDLAIAQLYVFRLRLFQFLLAIDNHVNNFPQPKDSRANEWNIWWNRKTIVPDEAQFGRLKTAFNLTMTRDEYIAMVKAEEKAAVERLQSVIKEHDGTPWARRAQQEINDGFGFVITDRFWDPKYGMPTKLPKL from the coding sequence GTGTCCGAGCTTGCAAAGAATTTACCGTCGGTGCTGATTTCGCTGGTGGTCCACGGACTGGTTTTCGTCATTCTGCTGATGATCCCCGTGATTATTGAGCAGGTTGCACCCGAGGTCATGATCGAATCGATCTTCACGAAGGAACTTCCGCAGGAAGAAATCACCCGTGAACTCGACCTGGAAACGACACCGTCGGATTCGCTGAATGTCATTGCAGGCGGTACTCCTTCGACCGCAGTGGGGGCAGCTGCCCAACCCGTTGCCACTCCCGTCAACGTACAGCAGGCCAATGTCATGCGCGAAGCAGATATTCGCCCTGTTCTGACCGACGTCTCGCTTCCGACCGACAATATGATTGGTACCGAACTGGGAGAAGGCGAAATCAGTGGCGAAGTGGGGGCTATGGTGGAAGGGTACGGAGCCGCCATGGGAGTGATCACGCAGGAACTCGTGCGCATGATGCGCCAGCAGAAAGTGACGGTCATCTGGCTCTTTGATGAATCCGGCAGTCTGGTCGACGACCGCAAGGAAATTCGCGAAAACTACATTCGCGTTTACGAAGAACTTGGCATCGCTGCATCCCAGGATGAAGACCTCCGCAAAGGCAGCGAGCTGCTGTTGACCGTTGTCTGCGGATACGGAGCAACCATCCATAAACTAACTCCCAGACCAACCTCCGATATTGAACAAATCAAGACCGCCATCGACAGGGTCCCCATTGATGAATCCGGCACGGAGAACATGTGCGATTCAATCACCAAGGTTATCAACGAGTACAAACCGACCGCACTTCGCGGTAAACGCAAACTGGCCGTTATTGTCGTGACGGACGAATCCGGAGACGATGGGCAGTATGTCGAAGACGCTGTTACCGCCGCTCGAGCAGCGAAAGCTCCCGTGTATTTTATGGGGCGAGAAAGCATGTTCGGCTACCCCTATGCCCGCCAGCGCTGGGTCGATCCTGAAACCAACCTGCCGCACTGGATTTCCATCCGCCGTGGTCCGGAAACAGAATTCCCCGAATGCCTCCAGTGGAACGGTTTGCGTGCTCGATGGGACGCGCAATCATCCGGATTCGGACCCTACGAACAAGTCCGCATCGCAAAGGAATCCGGCGGCATTTTCTTTGTCCTGCCGGGTGAAGAACAATCGCTCGTTGGTCGAGGTGCAAACGATAAACGCAAGTACGACTTCCTCGCGATGCGAGAATACTCACCGCTGCTCTTATCCCGGCCCGAATACTTCAGGGAACGAGCAACCAGCGAATTTCGAGAGACGCTCTGGCAGGTCATCGCACGCCTGAATCCAACAAAGAATACACTGTTGTTTGAGAAGGATGACCCGGAACTCAACATCAAACACGAACACTACAAACTGGATCTTGCAGGGTTTCGACAGGAAGCGGCATCGCAGGCCGTCCGAGCAGCCAGGGCAATGGCACTCACGGAGGAGACCATCGCAATGCTGGAAAAAATCCGGCCGCTGCGGGCCAGTGAATCTTCCCAGCGATGGCGTGCTGGCTATGACCTGGCAATCGCCCAGCTTTACGTTTTCCGACTGCGTCTCTTTCAGTTTCTCCTGGCAATCGACAATCACGTCAACAACTTCCCCCAACCGAAGGATTCCCGCGCCAACGAATGGAACATCTGGTGGAATCGAAAAACCATCGTCCCGGACGAAGCCCAGTTTGGACGTTTGAAGACCGCTTTCAACCTGACAATGACCCGAGATGAATACATTGCGATGGTCAAAGCCGAAGAAAAGGCCGCGGTCGAACGCCTGCAGTCAGTCATCAAGGAACATGACGGAACTCCCTGGGCCAGGCGAGCTCAGCAGGAAATCAACGATGGATTTGGCTTCGTAATTACCGACAGGTTCTGGGATCCGAAATACGGCATGCCTACAAAACTACCGAAGCTGTAA
- a CDS encoding aspartate 1-decarboxylase, whose protein sequence is MERKLLKSKIHRATVTDANLEYEGSVTIDPLLMEATDIVEWEQVDVYDITNGSRLTTYAISGERGSGVICLNGAAARLVQVGDLVIICSYATYTEVERAVHTPRIALVNSRNQIPRKRKAGKERS, encoded by the coding sequence ATGGAACGTAAACTGCTGAAATCCAAAATCCATCGCGCGACGGTGACAGATGCGAATCTGGAATACGAAGGCAGCGTCACAATTGACCCGCTTCTGATGGAAGCGACCGACATCGTCGAATGGGAGCAGGTTGATGTTTACGACATCACCAACGGTAGCCGGCTGACAACCTACGCAATCAGCGGAGAACGAGGGTCGGGAGTCATCTGTTTGAACGGGGCAGCAGCCAGACTGGTTCAGGTCGGCGACCTGGTCATCATTTGCAGTTACGCCACCTACACCGAAGTCGAGCGGGCTGTTCACACACCCAGAATTGCCCTGGTAAACAGCAGGAATCAAATTCCCCGGAAACGCAAGGCCGGCAAAGAGCGATCGTGA
- a CDS encoding SlyX family protein: protein MTNVSNDHLSERLERIESALAHLQHDVEGLNDALTGYFKRLAEFDARFVRIEHELEAASQSAEPRDPESERPPHY, encoded by the coding sequence ATGACGAACGTATCGAACGATCATCTTTCAGAGCGGCTTGAGCGAATTGAATCCGCACTGGCCCACCTGCAGCACGATGTCGAGGGACTTAACGACGCGCTGACGGGATACTTCAAGCGGCTGGCAGAATTCGATGCGAGATTCGTCCGTATCGAACATGAGCTGGAAGCTGCCAGTCAGTCTGCGGAACCCAGAGATCCGGAATCGGAACGCCCACCGCACTACTGA
- a CDS encoding thioesterase family protein, whose product MASFLRTTRRVEFCETDMAGIVHFSNFYKWMEQAEHDFFRMLGLTIVNHQSDGSTIGWPRVSASCRFESPAHYDDVLDVFLSVQRIGVKSLTYSVEFSCGGRPVARGSMKSVSCTVRPGQPLQSVEIPEEYLAKIHEYSPEDEQSS is encoded by the coding sequence ATGGCCTCATTTCTCCGGACAACTCGGCGAGTCGAGTTTTGTGAAACGGACATGGCGGGCATCGTCCACTTCTCGAACTTCTACAAATGGATGGAGCAGGCGGAACACGATTTTTTTCGAATGCTCGGCCTGACGATTGTCAATCATCAGTCAGATGGATCGACAATCGGGTGGCCACGCGTTTCGGCAAGCTGCCGATTCGAATCGCCCGCACACTACGACGATGTGCTGGACGTGTTTCTGTCAGTGCAGCGGATCGGAGTGAAGTCACTGACGTACAGTGTCGAGTTTTCGTGTGGTGGTCGTCCGGTGGCTCGTGGATCGATGAAATCTGTCAGCTGCACAGTACGTCCGGGTCAGCCGCTGCAGTCAGTGGAGATTCCCGAGGAGTATCTTGCTAAGATCCATGAATATTCCCCGGAAGACGAGCAATCTTCCTGA
- a CDS encoding tetratricopeptide repeat protein, with protein sequence MNKKSSRLTGTQRPIPDHTAPGFSRTKRLGLFRSWLRQLPHWITRAQTARLGGRTLAHTTLAHTTLALCLIGGMCLSIPGCSNQKKQAESLVRVALKHQDTRHHEEAIQVLSRAVALNPELAEAWYLRGTSYAATDNQVQAVSDLTRATRLKPDWDKAWWALGVSQRADGQLLACVDSFSHAIRLNSLFAEALFDRGCALDDLNQDGPAIADFERLLQINPRNTDALMRHGMLTARSNPEQAVASFSRVLSLDRGCSAAWLQRGLAHRQLGETDRALTDLNMACRMRAEDPVAWHQRGLMLLKTGRAEDAISDLSTAAQLSPGNASIHQHLGEALLEAGRAEAAMANLNHALKLSPANAEVLLSRARAELQLSQTADALADLTAILRTAGERMDARMMRARVLQQLNRLPEALEDVNMVLSEDSGDETALSLRADLLRQMNRYSEAIADYTRLISSDSTQRDLLMTRANLLTSEGKLGEAIDDYSAVLQHHPGDRDAILRRADAYAANDSVQLAIADLTRLIQVDPANHAALIRRSELFWQIGEPEAAVADLQRALLLQPANAQLVRTNTARLIENGRADLAIDLLSIPDIVSAETPELLLYRAQLRYVSEDAAGAMADLKMLSDADARRFDAALLRGTLHFDLEEFQAAVQQFDVAAETKETPELLLQRGIAKIRLGDSTSAMRDLSVLLSQQPDQKAALTARMQLFASMEEWKAAMADAEAVLKQAPDDLDAHRICGECLYRLKSYKAAAVELAWVERVLTTSGVDEQATLIPVRRMLAESLVQSEQKSEAFPVLDALLKDVPRDTDALMLRSQLAEERGLLDSSINDLTVLLESNPADGELWKHRGILRHRSGRSEEAVEDFTRAMLVSGESADLFYHRGLARHQLKQSDAALEDLDKAIASNPKLADAWYVRGNVYAAQSNIPFALENFERAIQLDRDHTAAWYNRGNLLYHSNDYLAAIECWTEAIRTQPDLFRAYNNRATAYVRTDQDAMAVADYRRTISLNPGFAKAYDNIAWVLATTEDKEVRDTTEAVMMARQACELTEYKEWSYLSTLAATYAEAGDTLKASEWAERALTLAPDPEKEDLQKLVSLYSARLTAEQKSVESAAKDSTRK encoded by the coding sequence ATGAACAAGAAGTCGTCCAGATTGACGGGAACTCAACGCCCGATCCCTGACCATACCGCCCCCGGTTTCAGTCGAACGAAGCGGTTGGGCCTGTTTCGGAGCTGGCTGAGGCAACTTCCGCATTGGATTACCAGGGCACAGACTGCTCGTTTGGGTGGAAGGACACTGGCACACACAACGCTGGCTCACACAACACTGGCACTCTGTTTGATCGGCGGAATGTGCCTGAGTATCCCGGGCTGCTCAAACCAGAAGAAGCAGGCCGAATCACTGGTGCGTGTCGCTCTGAAGCATCAGGACACAAGGCACCACGAGGAAGCGATCCAGGTGTTGAGTCGCGCGGTGGCCCTGAATCCGGAGCTTGCGGAAGCCTGGTATCTGCGTGGAACCAGCTACGCCGCAACGGACAACCAGGTTCAGGCGGTTTCTGATCTGACTCGCGCAACTCGACTGAAGCCCGACTGGGATAAAGCGTGGTGGGCGCTCGGTGTTTCGCAGCGAGCCGACGGGCAACTTCTGGCGTGCGTGGATTCGTTTTCACACGCCATTCGACTGAACTCATTGTTCGCGGAGGCTTTATTTGACCGCGGTTGTGCACTGGACGACCTGAATCAGGACGGACCGGCCATTGCAGATTTCGAACGATTGCTTCAAATCAACCCCCGGAATACTGACGCACTGATGCGACACGGCATGTTGACGGCAAGATCAAATCCGGAACAGGCCGTCGCCAGTTTTTCCCGGGTGCTGAGCCTTGATCGTGGATGTTCGGCCGCGTGGCTTCAGCGGGGGCTGGCCCACAGGCAACTTGGAGAAACCGATCGTGCGCTGACGGATCTTAACATGGCCTGCCGCATGAGAGCCGAGGATCCTGTGGCGTGGCATCAGCGAGGTCTGATGCTTCTGAAGACTGGGCGAGCGGAAGATGCGATCAGTGATCTTTCCACCGCAGCGCAGCTGTCACCCGGCAATGCTTCCATCCACCAGCATCTTGGGGAAGCATTGCTTGAAGCCGGGCGGGCGGAAGCGGCCATGGCCAACCTGAACCATGCTCTGAAATTATCGCCAGCGAATGCCGAAGTTCTCCTGTCCCGGGCTCGGGCAGAACTTCAGCTGAGTCAGACGGCCGATGCGCTCGCAGATCTCACGGCAATTCTGCGGACTGCTGGTGAGCGGATGGACGCCAGAATGATGAGAGCCAGAGTACTGCAGCAGTTGAACCGCCTGCCGGAAGCTCTGGAAGACGTCAACATGGTTCTGTCAGAAGATTCTGGTGATGAAACGGCCCTGTCGCTGCGCGCGGATCTGCTGAGGCAGATGAATCGCTATTCAGAAGCGATCGCGGACTACACGCGTTTGATCTCTTCTGATTCCACGCAACGTGACCTGTTGATGACTCGTGCAAATCTGCTGACATCTGAGGGCAAGCTTGGTGAAGCGATTGACGATTACAGCGCTGTGCTTCAGCACCATCCCGGTGATAGAGATGCGATTCTGCGAAGAGCGGACGCTTACGCTGCCAATGACAGCGTGCAGCTGGCGATTGCGGATCTGACACGCCTTATCCAGGTGGACCCTGCAAATCACGCCGCGCTCATACGTCGCAGCGAACTTTTCTGGCAGATCGGTGAGCCGGAGGCAGCCGTCGCAGACTTGCAGCGAGCGTTGCTACTTCAGCCCGCCAACGCTCAGCTGGTCCGGACGAATACAGCACGGCTGATCGAGAATGGTCGCGCTGACCTGGCAATCGATCTGCTGAGCATCCCGGATATCGTTTCTGCCGAAACTCCGGAGCTATTGCTCTATCGTGCTCAACTGCGGTATGTCTCCGAAGATGCTGCCGGAGCCATGGCTGATCTGAAGATGCTGAGCGACGCGGATGCCAGGCGATTCGACGCGGCCCTTCTGCGCGGAACGCTGCATTTTGATCTGGAAGAATTCCAGGCCGCCGTTCAGCAGTTCGATGTGGCGGCAGAAACCAAGGAGACTCCGGAACTGCTGCTGCAGCGTGGGATTGCGAAAATCCGGTTGGGAGATTCAACGTCGGCAATGCGTGACCTTTCGGTCCTGCTGTCACAGCAGCCGGATCAAAAAGCGGCCTTAACGGCTCGGATGCAACTCTTCGCTTCTATGGAAGAATGGAAGGCCGCAATGGCCGATGCGGAGGCAGTTCTGAAGCAGGCACCGGATGATCTTGATGCCCACCGTATTTGTGGCGAATGTCTTTACCGGTTGAAGTCTTATAAAGCTGCGGCAGTGGAACTGGCATGGGTGGAACGAGTGCTGACAACGTCAGGCGTTGATGAGCAGGCGACACTGATCCCGGTGCGTCGCATGCTGGCCGAAAGTCTGGTCCAGTCGGAGCAGAAGTCGGAGGCATTTCCGGTGCTTGACGCCCTTCTTAAGGACGTTCCCCGCGACACAGATGCGCTGATGCTGAGATCACAGCTTGCAGAAGAACGCGGTCTGCTCGATTCTTCGATCAACGATCTCACCGTGTTGCTCGAATCAAATCCTGCGGACGGTGAGCTTTGGAAACATCGCGGAATTCTGCGACATCGTAGTGGAAGGTCTGAAGAAGCCGTGGAGGACTTTACTCGCGCCATGCTTGTCTCCGGTGAGTCGGCCGATCTCTTCTATCACCGGGGGCTGGCTCGCCATCAGCTGAAGCAATCAGACGCCGCACTGGAGGACCTGGATAAGGCTATCGCATCCAATCCGAAACTTGCCGACGCGTGGTATGTGCGCGGCAATGTTTACGCGGCCCAATCGAATATCCCGTTCGCGCTGGAGAACTTTGAAAGAGCCATCCAGCTGGATCGAGACCACACAGCCGCATGGTACAATCGCGGAAACCTTCTGTATCACTCCAACGATTACCTGGCGGCTATCGAATGCTGGACCGAAGCCATTCGTACGCAGCCAGATTTGTTTCGGGCCTACAACAATCGTGCGACAGCCTACGTTCGAACCGATCAGGATGCCATGGCTGTGGCAGACTACCGGCGGACCATCTCGCTGAACCCGGGATTCGCCAAAGCGTACGACAACATTGCGTGGGTACTGGCAACCACAGAAGACAAAGAGGTCCGCGATACGACAGAGGCGGTCATGATGGCCAGACAGGCCTGCGAACTGACAGAGTACAAAGAATGGTCATACCTGAGCACGTTGGCGGCGACATACGCCGAAGCCGGCGATACGCTGAAGGCCTCCGAATGGGCCGAACGAGCTCTGACGCTGGCTCCGGATCCGGAGAAGGAAGATCTTCAGAAACTGGTGAGTCTTTATTCCGCACGGCTGACCGCTGAACAAAAATCCGTCGAATCGGCCGCGAAAGACAGCACCAGAAAGTAA